In Syntrophaceae bacterium, one genomic interval encodes:
- the rpmF gene encoding 50S ribosomal protein L32 — MPNPVKRHSKTRRNKRRSHDFLTPTLGSACPQCGEPKLPHRVCPNCGTYKGREVVPAEKLS, encoded by the coding sequence ATGCCAAACCCAGTCAAAAGACATTCCAAGACCCGCCGGAACAAACGGAGATCCCACGATTTCCTGACCCCGACCCTGGGCTCCGCCTGCCCCCAGTGCGGTGAGCCGAAGCTTCCCCACCGCGTTTGCCCCAACTGCGGAACCTACAAGGGCCGCGAGGTCGTGCCGGCGGAAAAACTGTCGTAG